From a region of the Teredinibacter turnerae genome:
- a CDS encoding flavodoxin, producing MAKIGLFFGSNTGNTRKIAKLIKKRFDDELMAKPLNVNRVEVDDFASYEYLILGTPTLGEGDLPGLSSDCENESWEEFLPKIEDVDFSGKTVAIYGLGDQVGYPDEFVDAMAEIYEFIKERGAKIVGAWPTEGYEFEHSEAIVDDMFVGLVLDQDNQSGMSEDRLSTWLNQIAPEFGLPL from the coding sequence ATGGCAAAAATTGGCTTATTTTTCGGTTCGAACACCGGCAATACCCGGAAAATTGCGAAACTCATCAAGAAACGTTTTGATGATGAGTTAATGGCGAAACCGTTAAACGTTAACCGAGTAGAAGTGGACGACTTCGCTTCCTATGAGTATCTCATTCTGGGGACGCCAACCCTGGGGGAAGGGGATTTGCCAGGGCTCTCTTCAGACTGTGAGAATGAAAGCTGGGAAGAGTTTCTACCTAAAATCGAAGACGTTGATTTTTCCGGAAAAACAGTTGCGATCTACGGTTTGGGTGATCAGGTGGGCTACCCCGATGAGTTCGTTGACGCGATGGCCGAGATTTATGAGTTCATCAAAGAGCGCGGCGCAAAAATTGTGGGTGCCTGGCCGACTGAAGGTTATGAATTCGAGCATTCTGAAGCTATTGTGGACGATATGTTTGTTGGCTTGGTGCTCGATCAGGACAACCAAAGCGGTATGTCAGAAGATCGCCTGAGCACCTGGCTTAACCAGATCGCTCCCGAATTCGGTTTGCCTCTCTAA